One Paraburkholderia agricolaris genomic region harbors:
- a CDS encoding phospholipase D family protein, producing the protein MGKPSTPKDAPRRAGSFSRESRDGWTTIRFFLLCCAAACLTACAAKPPATAFERPVTHALPVTESTPLRTALAPLEAAHPNESGFRLLPSGTDALQMRIALARAATKTLDMQYYIANEDTTGKLLLGAALYAADHGVRVRMLVDDLNFKDIDRTMAGLNSHPNIAIRVFNPFGSAQEGVFQRTTNLFTQIDHFTRRMHNKSMITDNQLAIVGGRNLGDEYFSASETLQFRDLDVLAAGPITADVSASFDDYWNSSIAYPLQVLNKQKFDAKELDQTRDDLRQHWRTNADPYNAKPLNATPLASQIAQDQLGLTWAPAEFKADLPEKIEHPSPDYVSPPMQRLAELMRDAQKDFLIISPYFVPHESGVKAAGELTHRGVRIAVLTNSLAATDAVAVQAGYSPFRVPLLQQGVELYEFKPQQNTARVRFTGSHSRASLHAKTYVIDRKILVIGSMNLDPRSANLNTEQTLVIHSPALAEQVAQIFERAIAPDASYRVTLADPAQLAYLRSIGAPLSPLVWTDVEDGTRRTYIFDPQAGFYRNALTGLFSLLPVNAQL; encoded by the coding sequence ATGGGGAAGCCCTCCACGCCGAAGGACGCGCCGCGCCGCGCAGGAAGTTTCAGTAGGGAATCGCGGGATGGCTGGACAACGATACGTTTCTTCCTGCTGTGCTGCGCGGCGGCATGTTTGACCGCTTGCGCCGCCAAGCCTCCCGCCACCGCATTCGAGCGCCCCGTCACCCACGCACTGCCGGTCACCGAGTCAACGCCGCTTCGCACGGCCCTCGCGCCGCTCGAAGCGGCGCATCCGAACGAGTCCGGTTTCCGGCTCTTGCCGAGCGGCACCGACGCCTTGCAGATGCGCATTGCCCTCGCGCGCGCGGCGACGAAAACCCTCGACATGCAGTACTACATCGCCAATGAGGACACCACCGGCAAGCTGCTGCTCGGCGCCGCACTCTACGCGGCCGATCACGGCGTGCGGGTGCGCATGCTGGTCGACGATCTGAACTTCAAGGACATCGACCGCACGATGGCGGGTCTGAACTCGCATCCCAACATTGCGATCCGCGTCTTCAATCCGTTCGGCAGCGCGCAGGAGGGCGTGTTCCAACGCACCACCAACCTGTTCACGCAGATCGATCATTTCACGCGACGCATGCACAACAAGTCGATGATCACCGACAACCAGTTGGCGATCGTCGGCGGCCGCAACCTCGGCGACGAATATTTCAGCGCCAGCGAAACGCTGCAGTTTCGCGACCTCGACGTGCTCGCCGCCGGCCCGATTACCGCCGACGTCTCCGCGAGTTTCGACGACTACTGGAACAGCAGCATCGCCTATCCGCTGCAGGTGCTGAACAAACAGAAGTTCGATGCGAAAGAGCTCGACCAGACACGCGACGATTTACGCCAACACTGGCGCACCAACGCCGACCCCTACAACGCGAAGCCGCTGAACGCCACACCGCTCGCCTCGCAGATCGCCCAGGATCAACTCGGCCTGACGTGGGCACCCGCTGAATTCAAGGCGGACCTGCCGGAGAAAATCGAACATCCGTCGCCGGACTACGTCAGTCCGCCGATGCAGCGCCTCGCCGAACTGATGCGCGACGCACAGAAAGACTTTCTGATCATTTCGCCCTACTTCGTACCGCACGAGAGCGGCGTCAAGGCGGCCGGCGAACTCACGCATCGCGGCGTGCGCATCGCCGTGCTGACCAACTCGCTCGCCGCAACCGACGCGGTAGCCGTGCAAGCGGGCTACAGTCCTTTTCGCGTGCCGCTGCTGCAACAGGGCGTGGAGTTGTACGAATTCAAACCGCAGCAGAATACGGCTCGCGTCCGCTTCACCGGATCTCACTCGCGCGCCAGCCTGCATGCCAAGACCTACGTGATCGACCGCAAGATTCTGGTGATCGGCTCGATGAATCTCGATCCGCGCTCGGCCAATCTGAACACTGAGCAGACGCTGGTCATCCATAGCCCCGCGCTTGCCGAACAGGTCGCGCAAATCTTCGAGCGCGCCATCGCGCCCGACGCGAGCTACCGCGTCACGCTAGCCGATCCGGCGCAACTCGCCTATCTGCGCTCGATCGGCGCGCCCCTTTCGCCTCTGGTCTGGACCGACGTCGAGGACGGCACGCGCCGTACCTATATCTTCGATCCGCAAGCGGGTTTTTACCGGAACGCGCTAACCGGTCTATTCTCCTTATTACCGGTTAACGCACAACTTTGA